The Candidatus Deferrimicrobiaceae bacterium genomic sequence AGGGAGTCCAATTTCGCCAACGGGTTCGTCACCGGCGAGACGATTCTCGAGAAGATCGAACTGCCGGCCAAGCTCCCCGCGTCGACGTTCAAGCCCTAGCGGGCGGTGCCGGAGGAATCGGCTTCGAGCGCCTCGAGCCGCTTCTTGAGCGCGAGCTCTTTTTCGCGGCGGGCGGTCGCATCGCGGATGATCGCCGCGACGCCGGCAACCCGGCCCGCCGGCTCGCGCAGCAGCACGACGGTGAACTCGATCGAGGCGCGGCTGCCGTCCGCCCGCATCGCCGGGACGTTGAGCGTTTCGGCGCCGTATTTCGTCGCGCCGGACGCCATCGTTTTTTGGAAGCCCGCCCAGTGGTCGACCCGGTATTTTTCGGGCACGATCAGGTCGAGCGTCTGACCCAGCGCCTCGGCGGCCGGTCGGCCGAAGATCCGCTCGGCGCCGGTGTTCCAGAGGCGGATCGTCCCCTCCCGGTCGGCGATGATGATGCCGTCGAGCGCTTCCGTGACGATCTGACGGCAGATCCAGTTGGTTTCCTTCGAAGATGTCCAGTCCATCAGTTTCTGGGCCCCGAGTGCAGCGCTTCGTCGACGGCGCCCTTGAGCGTCTTGAGCGAGCACGGTTTTGAGATGACGTAGTCTACGCCGGATTCGCGGACCTTCTCCTCGTCCTGTTGGATCGCCCAGCCGCTGAGGAGGATGACCGGCACGCGCGGATTGCACGCCTTGACCTCGCGGGCGACCTGCCAGCCCGACATGCCCGGCATGCTGAGGTCGGTCAGGACGAGGTCGAAGGGCTCCCGCCGGAAGATCTCGATCGCGTCGTTTCCGGTCGAGGATGCGGAGACCCGGTGGCCGCGCGCGGTCAGCGCCTCGTTGAGCATCTTGAGGTTGAGGTCGTCGTCGTCGACAATGAGGATGCGCGCGGAAGGCTGGAGCGCCGCACCCGCGTCGCCGGGGGCGTCGGATGCTTGCCGGGCGGGGGCGCGGACGGGAATGCGCACCGTGAAGGTCGTTCCCCGGTTCTCGCCGCTGTCGACCGAGATCTCGCCCCCGTGGCGCGCGAGGATGCCGTAGACGATCGACATCCCCAGCCCCTGCCCCGTCTCCTTGGTCGTGAAGAACGGCTCGAAGATGTGGCCCTGCGTGGCCTTGCTCATGCCGACGCCCGTATCGGCGATGCCGATGGCGATCGCGTCACCGTCGCGCCGGGAGGTGATGACGACGCGCCCGCCGCGGGGCATCGCCTCGACCGCGTTGAACACGAGGTTGGACACGACCTGGGTCAGCTCGGACGGGTTCCCCGTGGTCGGCGGCACGTCGCCGAGCAGCAGCTCGACGTCGACCGGGACGCCGCGCGTCTCGGCCTCATACTTCCACTTGGGCTTGGTCATCTCGACGGCGTTGCGGATGAGCGCGTTGACGTCGACCGCGTTCGTCGGGTGGTCTTTCCTTATACGGGTGAAGTCCTGCACCCGTTTGACCGTCTCGGCGCCCTGCAGCGTGATCTGCTCGATCATCTCGAGGCCGGCAAGGATGGCGCCGCGGTCGGGTTCCTTCTCGGAGAGCTTCAGCGCGAGCAGCTCGGCCTTGCCGAGAATGCCGTTGAGCAGGTTGTTGAAATCGTGGGCGACGCCCGCCGCCATCTGGCCCAGCGCCTTCAGGCGCTCGGAGGCGACGAGCTGGTCCTGGGCGTCCTTGAGCGACTCGTAGGCGAGCTTGAGCTCGTTGTAGTGGCGCGTCTTCTCGATGGCGACTGCCGCCTGCCCGGCAAGTCCGTAGAGGAAGGCCATGTCCTCTTCCCGGAACGGGTCGCCGGACCGCTTGTTGGTGACGTTGATGACGCCCAGCGTCTTCTCGTGGACGATGATCGGGATCGAGAGCACGATCGGGGCCGAGATGAAGGAACCCTCGTCGCTCGGCGTCTCCGTGAGCGCGTTCCGGGCGAGGGAGCGATGGGTGCGCGGGTCGGTCCGGACGTCCTTGACCAGGATCGGCTTGCCCTCCTTGGCGACCCACCCGGCGATGCCGTCGCCGACCCGGATGCGGATCTTGGCGGCCAGCTCGCTGCTGATGCCGCGGCTCGCGGCCACGCTCATCTCGCGGCTGTTCTCGTTGATCAGCATGAGCGACGCCCGCTCGACGTCGAGCTCCTTGCTGACCAGCCCGATGAAGAAGTCGAGCAGCTCGGAAAGCGACTCGATGCCGCTCATCGCGCGCCCGGCCTCGATCAGCGCGGTCAGCCGCATGACCGCGGCCGAGAGCTCGCTGTTCCGCGACGCGAGGTCGGCGACCAGCTCGCGGTTCCGCATCGCGAGGCGTCGGTGCTCGCAGGCCCGCTCGACCGACCTCAGGACGTCGTCGATGTCGGAGAACGGCTTGCGAAGATAATCGTATGCCCCGCGCCGGATGGCCTCGATCGCCGTCTCGAGCGTGGCGTGACTCGTCATCAGGATCACTTCGGTGTCGGGAGCTAGTCGGTCCAGCTCGGCCAGCATCTGGAGGCCGTCCATCCCCGGCATGTTGAGGTCGACCAGGGCGACGGCGAACCGGTCGATCCCGGGAAGCGCGAGACCTTCTTTCGCGGAGGCGACGGCGCGCACGCGGCAGCCCCTGCCTGTAAGGTGGGTCAGGAGCGTTTCGCGCGACGGCGCATCGTCGTCGACGAGGAGGATCGGGCAGCGCGGATCGTCGTCGTTCTCCGCCGGGGGGGCGGTATCGGACGGCTCTTCCGGAATCTTTCCCGTCTGGCCGGTCGGGAACAGCGTGGAAAGGATCGTGGCGGCGTCTTCTCCCGCGAAGACTTCGCGGGTTTCGGGGAGCGAGGGCAGCGTTCCCGGGGGGAGCGTCGTTCCGCCGGCGGAAAGGGAGGCGCCCGGCTTTTCGGATCGGTCGTCGGTCATAGGAGTGTGCCTTGCCTCCCGAGGGAGTGGGTGATGGATCGGTCCCCGATTCTAGCCGGAACGGGCCGGGAATGCCATGTTCGAATGTATACTGGCGAAGATGATGCCTGCAACGAAACGGATCTGCCTGCTCCTGTCGACGCTGGCACTCCTCTCGATCCCCGGGATGGAAACCGCCTCCGCCGGAGGGGGAAAGGGAAGCCGCAAGACGGAGGCGTTCCGCGAGGTCGCCCCCGACCGCCGGATTCCGCTCTCTTTGCCCGATTTCGCCGTGGAGGGGAGCGCGGAGGGCGCCCTCGGCCGCGAGATCCCCGCCCTGATCGCAGCCGACCTCGGCATGACGCCGTTTTTCGAATTTCCGGCGGCCGACGCTATCCCCGAAAAAGCGACGGCCGAGATGTTCGCCCCGGGGGGGCGGGCGCCGGAACTTGCCCGATGGGGGCATGCCAAGGTCGATGCGCTTCTCATCGGGCGCATTGCGGGCGGAGGCGACAGCCTGACGATCGACGTCCGCCTGTACGACGTCGCCCGTGGCGGAGTACTCCTTGGCCG encodes the following:
- a CDS encoding PAS domain S-box protein, whose product is MDWTSSKETNWICRQIVTEALDGIIIADREGTIRLWNTGAERIFGRPAAEALGQTLDLIVPEKYRVDHWAGFQKTMASGATKYGAETLNVPAMRADGSRASIEFTVVLLREPAGRVAGVAAIIRDATARREKELALKKRLEALEADSSGTAR
- a CDS encoding response regulator, with protein sequence MTDDRSEKPGASLSAGGTTLPPGTLPSLPETREVFAGEDAATILSTLFPTGQTGKIPEEPSDTAPPAENDDDPRCPILLVDDDAPSRETLLTHLTGRGCRVRAVASAKEGLALPGIDRFAVALVDLNMPGMDGLQMLAELDRLAPDTEVILMTSHATLETAIEAIRRGAYDYLRKPFSDIDDVLRSVERACEHRRLAMRNRELVADLASRNSELSAAVMRLTALIEAGRAMSGIESLSELLDFFIGLVSKELDVERASLMLINENSREMSVAASRGISSELAAKIRIRVGDGIAGWVAKEGKPILVKDVRTDPRTHRSLARNALTETPSDEGSFISAPIVLSIPIIVHEKTLGVINVTNKRSGDPFREEDMAFLYGLAGQAAVAIEKTRHYNELKLAYESLKDAQDQLVASERLKALGQMAAGVAHDFNNLLNGILGKAELLALKLSEKEPDRGAILAGLEMIEQITLQGAETVKRVQDFTRIRKDHPTNAVDVNALIRNAVEMTKPKWKYEAETRGVPVDVELLLGDVPPTTGNPSELTQVVSNLVFNAVEAMPRGGRVVITSRRDGDAIAIGIADTGVGMSKATQGHIFEPFFTTKETGQGLGMSIVYGILARHGGEISVDSGENRGTTFTVRIPVRAPARQASDAPGDAGAALQPSARILIVDDDDLNLKMLNEALTARGHRVSASSTGNDAIEIFRREPFDLVLTDLSMPGMSGWQVAREVKACNPRVPVILLSGWAIQQDEEKVRESGVDYVISKPCSLKTLKGAVDEALHSGPRN